Below is a genomic region from Xylophilus sp. GW821-FHT01B05.
GGCGTGCGCTGGCGCCTGACACCCGCCATGCAGGCCTTTGCCAGCATCGGGCGCGGCTTCGAGACGCCCACGCTGAACGAAGCCGCCTACCGCGCCGGCGGCCTGGCCGGCCTCAACACCGACCTGGCCGCCAGCCGCAGCCGCAGCGCCGAGGCCGGCCTGCGCGGCCGTCACGGCGTAGGCGCCTGGACCGCCACCGTCTTTGACATCCGCACGCGCAACGAGATCGTGGTGCTGGCCAACACCGGCGGCCGCTCCACCTACCAAAACGCCGGCGCCACCACGCGCCGCGGGCTGGAGCTGTCGGGCGACGCGCAATGGGGCCGGGTCACGCTCAACGGCGCGCTCACCTGGATGCGCGCCGAGTACGCCGACAGCTTTGCCTCCGGCGGCCAGACCGTGCCCGCCGGCAACCGCATGCCGGCCATCCCGCGCACCCAGGCCTACCTGCAACTGGCCTGGGAGCCCTGGGATAAAAGCGTGTTCACCGCAGAACTGCGCCACAGCACGCGCATCGCCGTGGATGACCGCAACAGCGACTTCGCCGCCGGCGCCACCGTGCTCGCGCTCGGCGCCCGCTTTCAGCAGGATTTCGGCAACGACTGGACGCTGCGCCAGTTCGTGCGCCTGGACAACGCCACCAACCGCCGCTACGCCGGCTCGGTCATCGTCAACGAAAGCAATGGCCGCTTCTTCGAGCCCGGCCTGCCACGCGCGCTGTACGCGGGCATCGAGCTGGAAAAGCGCTTTCGCTGATTTCAACGTCAGCTACATATTTAATAGCTAATAGCCCAGGCACCACCTGGGCTTCAGGCACTTTTCGCTTAAAACACCTGGCGGCGCGGCTACACTGGCTCCCCATGTCCCGCCCCGCCGACGCCAATCACTGCCCGCTGTGCGGCGCGCTCAATAGCTGCGCCGTCGAAGCGGCACGGGCCACGGGCACGGCGCCCACCGATTGCTGGTGCTTCAAGCTGCCGGCCATAGACGCCGCAGCGCTGGCGCGCATCCCGGCCGCCGCACGCGGCCAGGCCTGCATCTGCGCGCGCTGCGCCGCCGGCGCTCCTATGATCGACACCCCTCATCACTCTGCGTAGAAAGCTCTGCATGCCCACCTATCACATCGAAATGATGGAAGGCCGTACGGTCGAACAGAAGAAAAAGCTGGTGGCCGAAATCACCCGCGTTTCCGTCGAAATTCTGGGCGGCTCGCCTGAGTCGGTCGACATCCTCATCACCGACATCGCGCGCCACAACTGGGCCACCGGCGGCAAGCTCTGGTCCGAACCGCGCGAGTAAGCCGCACGCCCTTCCCGCTCCCCATGTCGGCCGCCGCCAGCCCACCGCCCCCCGCGCTTTCGCTGCGCGAGCGCTACGGGGAGCGCTACCGCTGGCTGCTGTTGATGACGGTGATGATCGGCACCATGGCCTCGGTCATGTCCTCGACCATCGTCAACGTCGCCATTCCCGGCATGAGCCACCACTTCACGCTCGGACAAGAGCGTGCGCAGTGGGTGTCCTCGGGCTTCATGGTCGCCATGACCGTCTCCATGCTGGCCACGCCCTGGCTGCTCAACCGCTACGGTTACCGCAAGACCTACGCCGGCGCAATGTGGCTGCTGCTGGCCGGTGGCCTGCTCGGCGGCTTTGCCAATGCCTACAGCCTGGTGCTCGGCGCCCGCGTGGCCGAAGGCCTGGCCGCCGGCGTGGTGCAGCCGATCCCGGCCATCATCATCCTGCGCGCCTTCGCACCGCATGAGCAGGGCCGCGCCAGCGGCATCTTCGGCATGGGCGTGGTGCTGGCCCCGGCCATCGGCCCCAGCATCGGCGGCGTGCTGGTCGACCTGTTCGGCTGGCGCTCCATCTTCTTCCTGGTCGTGCCCTTCTGCCTGGTGTCGCTGTGGCTGGGCCAAAAGTTTGTGCCAACTACCGCCCCCGGCGGCATCGCAACAGACCGCGCCGGCAAAGGCCTGGACTGGCGCGGCCTGCTGCTCGGCTGCATCGGCACCCTGTGCCTGCTCAACGGCCTGGTCGCGCTGCGCGGCAGCAGCCCGTTGCAAGCCGCACTGCTGCTGGCCGCGGCCGTTGCAGCGCTGATCGTCTTCATCTGGTGGGAGCGCGGGCTTGGGCAGCAAGGCCGGCAACCGCTGATGAACCTGGCGCTGTTCTCGCACCGCCAGTTCGCCATGGGCAGCATCGTCTCCTTCATTTACGGCACGGCGCTGTTCGGCTCGACCTATCTGCTGCCGGTCTATATGCAGCTCGGGCTGCAGCTGTCGCCGTCCTACGTCGGCACCATCCTCATGCCCGCCGGCTTCGTGCTGGCCATCGCCATCGCCCTGGTCGGCCGGCTGGCCGACCGCCATCCCACCTATCTGCTGGTATCGATAGGCTTGGCGCTGCTGGCCGCCTCCTTCGCGCTGATGGTGCTGGTGCGCCTGGACAGCGCGATCTGGCTGCTGATCGCCTTTGCCGTCCTCGGGCGCATCGGCCTGGGCTTCATCCTGCCCTCGCTCAACCTCGGCGCGCTGCAGCCATTGGCGCCACCCCTGATCCCCCAGGGCGCGAGCGTGGTCAATTTCGTGCGCATGCTCGGCGGCGCCGCCGGCGTCAGCCTGTGCGGCATCGTGCTCGAATGGCGGCTGGCCGCGCATGGCGACACGCTCAGCAACCCCGCCACCAGCCCAGAGCGCCTGGCCGCCTTTGGCGACACCTTCCTCATGCTTGCGGCGCTGTGCCTGCTGGCGCTCGCCGCCGCCTCGCAACTGCGCCACGGACCCCACCGCACCCCGCCACAGAAAGATTGAATTCCATGTGCCAACTGCTGGGCATGAACTGCAACACGCCCACCGACATCACCTTCAGCTTCTCAGGCTTTGCGCAACGCGGTGGCGGCACCTCGGACCACTCCGACGGCTGGGGCATCGCCTTCTTCGAAGGCCTGGGCCTGCGCCATTTTGTTGATCACCAGCGTGCTGTTGATTCGCCCATTTCCGAACTGATACGGCGCTATCCCATCAAAAGCCAGCACGTTATCGCCCACATCCGCAAAGCCACGCAAGGCGTCGTCAGCCTGCAGAACTGCCACCCCTTCGTGCGCGAGCTATGGGGCCGCTACTGGGTCTTCGCGCACAACGGCGACCTCAAAGACTTTCAGCCGCGGCTGCACGGCAGCTTCCACCCGGTAGGCAGCACCGACAGCGAACGCGCCTTCTGCTGGATCATGCAGGAACTGGCCAAATCCCACGCCGGCGTACCCAGCGTCGACGAACTCACGCGCACATTGCGCGAGCTGGCGCCGCAGATTGCTGCGCACGGCACCTTCAATTTTTTGCTCTCGAACGGGCAAGCGCTCTGGGCGCACGCGTCCACCCAGCTGTATTACATAGAGCGTCGCCACCCATTTGCCTCAGCCGAGCTTGCAGACGAAGACGTCACCATAGATTTCGCCGCCCACACCACGCCGCAAGACCGCATCGCAGTCATCGTGACCGCCCCCTTGACCAGCAATGAGCAATGGCAGGCCTTTGCGCCAGGGGAGCTGAAGGTATTCGTAGACGGCGCGGAGCACGAAGTAGAAGCGCTGAACCTGCCGACCTGAAGCGGCAGGCGGCAATACTTCAATAATCCCTCAGCACGCGCAGTGCTGAGTTAAAAAAGCGTTCGCCCAAAGACAAACACCCCCAATCTTTCGACTGGGGGTGTTTGAGGGCTGTAAGAGCCTGACGATGACCTACTTTCACACGGGAACCCGCACTATCATCGGCGCGGAGGCGTTTCACTGTCCTGTTCGGGATGGGAAGGAGTGGGACCACCTCGCTATGGTCATCAGGCATAACTGGGTGTCGTGCTGAACATGGTTCAACACAACGAATTCATAGAGTTTGGAATCAGCTTGAGTATTTTGAATGCGTCAACTTGGCATAACACCTTGATCTGCTGATCAAAGTTATAGGGTCAAGCCGCACGAGCAATTAGTATCAGTTAGCTTAACGCATTACTGCGCTTCCACACCTGACCTATCAACGTCCTGGTCTAGAACGACTCTTCAGGGGGCTCAAGGCCCCGGCAGATCTCATCTTGAAACGAGTTTCCCGCTTAGATGCTTTCAGCGGTTATCTCTTCCACACTTAGCTACTCGGCAATGCCACTGGCGTGACAACCGATACACCAGAGGTGTGTCCACTCCGGTCCTCTCGTACTAGGAGCAGGCTTCCTCAAATCTGCAGCGCCCACGGAAGATAGGGACCAAACTGTCTCACGACGTTTTAAACCCAGCTCACGTAC
It encodes:
- a CDS encoding cysteine-rich CWC family protein, with amino-acid sequence MSRPADANHCPLCGALNSCAVEAARATGTAPTDCWCFKLPAIDAAALARIPAAARGQACICARCAAGAPMIDTPHHSA
- a CDS encoding 4-oxalocrotonate tautomerase, with the protein product MPTYHIEMMEGRTVEQKKKLVAEITRVSVEILGGSPESVDILITDIARHNWATGGKLWSEPRE
- a CDS encoding MFS transporter codes for the protein MSAAASPPPPALSLRERYGERYRWLLLMTVMIGTMASVMSSTIVNVAIPGMSHHFTLGQERAQWVSSGFMVAMTVSMLATPWLLNRYGYRKTYAGAMWLLLAGGLLGGFANAYSLVLGARVAEGLAAGVVQPIPAIIILRAFAPHEQGRASGIFGMGVVLAPAIGPSIGGVLVDLFGWRSIFFLVVPFCLVSLWLGQKFVPTTAPGGIATDRAGKGLDWRGLLLGCIGTLCLLNGLVALRGSSPLQAALLLAAAVAALIVFIWWERGLGQQGRQPLMNLALFSHRQFAMGSIVSFIYGTALFGSTYLLPVYMQLGLQLSPSYVGTILMPAGFVLAIAIALVGRLADRHPTYLLVSIGLALLAASFALMVLVRLDSAIWLLIAFAVLGRIGLGFILPSLNLGALQPLAPPLIPQGASVVNFVRMLGGAAGVSLCGIVLEWRLAAHGDTLSNPATSPERLAAFGDTFLMLAALCLLALAAASQLRHGPHRTPPQKD
- a CDS encoding class II glutamine amidotransferase, whose amino-acid sequence is MCQLLGMNCNTPTDITFSFSGFAQRGGGTSDHSDGWGIAFFEGLGLRHFVDHQRAVDSPISELIRRYPIKSQHVIAHIRKATQGVVSLQNCHPFVRELWGRYWVFAHNGDLKDFQPRLHGSFHPVGSTDSERAFCWIMQELAKSHAGVPSVDELTRTLRELAPQIAAHGTFNFLLSNGQALWAHASTQLYYIERRHPFASAELADEDVTIDFAAHTTPQDRIAVIVTAPLTSNEQWQAFAPGELKVFVDGAEHEVEALNLPT